GCGGACGACGGCTGGCTGAGCATCGAAGTGCACCACGCGCTCAACCTGGTCATGCTGGGCCAGTTCGACACCATCTACCACGAACATTTCCAGTACTACACGCTGCAGACGATCAGCCGCGCGCTCGGCATGGCCGACTTGACCGTGGTCGACGTCGAACTGCTTTCGACGCACGGCGGTTCGCTCCGAGTGTGGGCCCGACCGACCCCGGTCGCCGACCCCCCGAGCGCGCGGATCGCCGACATCCTGCGCTTGGAGGCTGCGGCGGGTCTGCACGAGGTGACCGGATACGAATCGATGCAGCGACAGGCCGAGTCCGCTCGCGCCGATCTGCTGCGCTTCCTGCTCGATTGCCGGCGAGCCGGCAAACGCGTGGTGGGCTACGGCGCACCCGGCAAGGGCAATACCTTGCTGAACTACTGCGGGATCCGAACCGATCTGCTCGAGTACACCGTCGATCGCAACCCGTACAAACACGGTCGTTACACGCCCGGAACCCGGATCCCGATCCATGATCCGGCACGACTGGAGCAAGACCGGCCCGACCTCGTGCTCGTACTGCCATGGAATCTGGCGACCGAGCTCACCGAGCAACTGTCCTACATCGCCGACTGGGGTGGACAGCTGGTCTTTCCCCTGCCCACCCTGCACGTCGCCGAACTCCACGACACTGTCGAGCTGGTCCCGTGAAAGTCGTATTGTTCTGTGGCGGATACGGAATGCGGATGCGGTCCAGCTTCGACGACGCGATACCCAAACCGATGCAGATGGTCGGGCCGCGGCCACTGATCTGGCACGTCATGCGGTACTACGCGCACTTCGGGCACAAGGAGTTCATCCTCTGTCTGGGTTACGGCGCAGCGCACATCAAGAGCTACTTCCTGGCCTACCAGGAGTCGGCATCGAACGACTTCGTGCTCCGGCACGGTCAGGTCGAACTGCTGCACTCCGATCTCAGTGAATGGTCGATCACCTTCGTCGACACCGGCGCGGACTCCACGATCGGCGAGCGCCTACGCCGGATACGACCACACCTCATGGGCGAAGAATATTTCTTGGCGAACTACGCAGACGTGCTGACCGATGCTCCGATGGACCACGTGATCGAGCAGTTCCACCGATCCGGCGCTGCTGCATCGATGTTGATCGTGCCACCGCAATCGTCGTTCCACTGCGTCGAGATCAGCGAAGCCGGTGAGATCAAGGAGATCGTATCCGTCTCGAAGCTCCCGATCTGGGAGAACGGCGGCTATTTCGTGTTGAGCCAGGCGATATTCGACCTGCTGCCGCCGGGCGGCGACCTGGTCGAGGATGCTTGCGGCACCCTGGCCGCGCAGGGCCGGCTGTTCGGGTACAAGCATCTCGGCTTCTGGAAGCCGGCCGACACGTTCAAGGAGCGCGCCGACCTGGAGGCGAGCTACCACCGCGGAGAACGACCCTGGATGGTATGGGAGCAGGAAGCTTTCAGCTCGTGATCGACCTGCACACCGGCCGACTGCGCGAGGTCGCGGTGATCGGCGCGCATTGCGACGACATCGCGATCGGATCGGGCGCCAGCCTGCTGGCGATGTCTCGTGCTCATCCGGGGCTGCGCGTGCAGGCGCTGGTGCTCTCCGGCAGCGGCACCGAGCGGGAAGCCGAGGAGAACGCCGCACTGGCCGCATTCGCCCCGCAGGCCGATCTGCGGGTGACGGTGCTCGACCTGCCCGACGGCTACGCCCCGGCGCACTGGGCCCGGATCAAGGACGAGCTGTCCCGATTCCGGGCGCGGACCGATCCGCAGCTCGTCTACGCACCGCAACGCGGTGATGCGCACCAGGATCACCGCACCCTGGCCGAGCTGGTGCCGACGGTGTTCCGCAATCACCTGGTGCTGGGCTACGAGATTCTCAAGTGGGAGACCGATATGCCCACGCCGACACTGTTCCACCCGGTCACCGCCGAACTCGCCGTCGAGAAAGCAGGGTTGCTGCGCTCCTGCTATCCGTCGCAGGCCGACCGCGACTGGTTCGACGACGCGGCATTCCTCGGGCTGGCACGACTACGCGGCGTGCAATGTCGCCAGCCCTACGCCGAAGCATTCGTGGCCGAAAAGTTGACCGTGGGATTTCGGTAGGCAGCGGTAACCGACGACGAGCAGGAGGGGCACGAGGATGCGGGTACTTGTGACGGGGCATCGGGGCTACCTCGGGACGGTGATGGTGCCGGTGCTACAGCAGGCCGGCCATGACGTGATCGGCCTGGACAACGGCTACTTCGCCGACTGCGTACTCGGTCCGGCACCGCGTGATCCCGCCGATATCCGGACCGATCTCCGCGATATCACCGGCGACCAACTGGCCGGATTCGACGCCGTGATCCATCTGGCGGCATTGTCCAACGATCCGCTGGGCTCGCTGGATCCGCTGCTCACCTACGACATCAACCATCACGCCGCCACCCGGCTGGCCCGGCTGGCCCGAGACGCGGGCGTGGCCCGGTTCTTGTATGCGTCGACCTGCTCGGTGTACGGCGCCGCCGGGGACGGACTGGTCACCGAGGACGCTCCGCTACGCCCGTTGACCCCGTACGCGGAGAGCAAGGTCCGCGTCGAGGACGACGTCGCCGAACTCGCCGACGCCGACTTCACTCCGGTATTTCTGCGCAACGCAACAGCATTCGGCTTCTCCCCACGGCTACGCGCGGACATCGTGCTGAACAACCTGGTCGGGCACGCCGTCCTGACCGGGGATGTCCGGGTACTCTCCGACGGGACACCGTGGCGCCCACTGGTTCATGCCCGCGACATCGCGGCTGCGTTCTCGACGTGTCTGACGGCGCCGGCCGACGTGGTCACCGCGCGCGCGTACAACGTAGGCACCGAAGCAAACAACCTTACCGTTGCCGAGATCGCCGGCGCGGTGGTCGATGCGGTATCCGGGTCTCGACTGGTGATCACCGGCGAAAACGGGCCGGACCCGCGTTCCTACCGGGTCGACTTCGCCCGCGCCCGTAACGAACTCGGCTTCGTTGCGGACTGGTCGATTCCGGCCGGCGCGACCGAGCTGCACCAGGCGTACACCGCATACGGACTCACCGACAGCGACTTCGCCCAGCGGTTCACTCGGCTCCCGCAGCTACAGCGACTCCGCGACGCGGGCCTGGTCGATGCTCGGCTGCGGGTGGCCCGGGCCCAGATCCCCGCGATCCCATGATCGGGTGCCGCGGCTGCGGAGCACCGCGGACCGACCGGGTGTTGGACCTCGGATCGATCCCCGCCGCCGACAACTTCCCGCCCGCCGACAGTGCCGTCGGCGTAACGGACCGGGCGTATCCGCTGGCGATGCAGCTTTGCCCCGCTTGTGGATTGGCCCAACTGGCCGCCGACGAGACGATTGCCGACGAACCACGCGGAATCGAACCGCAGGCACTGCGCGACCAAGCCGTCGCCGCGGTCACCGCGGTCGGCCGAGCCGGCCGGCTGTCCGGGACCACGGTGCGCGAGTTCGGCAGTCCGCACGGCGGTACCTGGCTGCCCCTGCTGACCGATCTCGGGTATCGACCGACCGGCGGCGTGGCGGATGTGGTCGTGGATTGCTTCGGCAGCATGCACGACGCCGACCAGCGAGCCGCCTTCGTCGCCCGGGCGGCCGGCACCGCACCGGACGGCCTGCTGCTGATGCAGTACCACTCGCTGGCCACGATCGTCCGTGAGGGACAGTGGAATTCCTTGCGCCACGGGCACTTCGCATACTATTCGAGCACCGCGCTGATCCGGCTGCTGGGCGCGGTGGGGATGAGCGCGCGCACCGCGTGGGAATTCGATCTCTACGGCGGCACCGTACTGATCGCAGCACAACACGGGCAACACCCCCCGGATGCACAGCTGCGCCGGCTACTGGCTGCGGAGCGGGCATTCGGCATCACCGACCCGGCCGTGGTCGGCCGACTGCAGCAGGCGACCGACCGGCATGTCGACTGGTTACGCACCTGGCTGCGCGCCGGAGCCGCGGCCGGCCGGCGCAGTTACGCCTACGGCGCCGCCTCCCGTGCCGTCGCACCACTCGCCCTGGCCGGGGCCGACCGCACACAACTGATCGCCGTCGCCGACGCATCGCCGGCGAAGCACGGTCGACGAATGCCCGGCACCGACATCCCGATCATCTCGCCGGACGAGCTGCTGGCCGCCGCACCGGACCGGGTGCTGCTGACCTTGCCGGATCTCTTTCCGGAGGTAGCACAACGTTTTCCGGAACTGCGCGGCCGCTGGCAGGTCGACCCCGGGCCGGCCGGAGCCGGTCACCTGGCGCGCACGGCGGCTCCGGGATGACCGCCCCCGCCCAACCACGCGACCAGATCGGCCCAGCTACCGGCCGCCCGGTCCCGCGCCGAGATCACGGTCACCGGTTCCGGCCAACCGATCCCGAGATCCCGATCGTCGTAGGCGACTGCGATGTCCTCGACCGGATCGTGCGGTCGGTCGATCCGGTAACACACGTCGGCGACCGCGGTCAGCGCTTGAAATCCATGCAGATATCCGGGCGGGACGTAGAGGGTGCGGAACCCGTCGTCGTCGAGGAGGAATGCCTGGTGCCGGCCGAAGGTGGGCGAGCCCGGCCGGATATCGACCAGCACGTCGTATACCGCGCCACGCGCACATCGAACCAACTTCGCTTCACCCCGACCGGCCCGTCCGTGCATTCCCCGCACCACCCCGCGCACCGAGCGCGACTGCGAATCCTGGACGAACGCCGCAGCGGCCCCCGGTCGGCCCAGATGGGCATCGAACGCCGTCGCGTCGAACGTCCGGGTGAACAGCCCCCGATCATCTCGAAAAGGTTGCGGAACAAGAACGATGACGTCGGCGAGCTCGGTGTGCTCGATCTGCATCGAGTCATGCTCGCACACCCGGTCGAACGCCCCCGCGGCACCGTCGCGATGTCGGCATGACGACGCCGGGCCGCTCGTTCGCCAACTCCGACCGCCTGCGGCAGCGACTGCACAACCTGATCCCGGGTGGGGCGCACACCTACGCACGGGGCGACGACCAGTACCCCGAGTTCCACGCTCCGGTGCTGAAGCGTGGTGCCGGAGCACGGGTATGGGATGTCGACGGCAACGAGTTCATCGAGTACGGCATCGGCCTCCGGTCGGTGACCCTGGGCCACGGATACCGCCCGGTCCTCGACGCCGTCGCCACCGCGATCGCCGACGGACTCTCCTTCACCCGTCCGACCGAGCTGGAACTTGCTGCGGCAGAAGACTTTCTCCGGCTGGTGCCGACCGCCGAGATGGTCAAGTTCGCCAAGAACGGCTCGGACGCGACGACCGCGGCGGTACGGCTGGCCCGCGCGGTGACCGGATGCGAGCTGGTCGCGATCTGCGAGCAGCCGTTCTTCTCCACCGACGACTGGTTCATCGGCACCACCGCGATGTCCGCGGGTGTGCCGCCCAGCACCCGAACGGCGACACTGCAGTTCCGCTACAACGACGCCGATTCGCTGGCGGCAGTGCTCGCCGCGCACCCCGGTCAGGTTGCCTGCGTGCTGCTGGAGGCCGCCACCGCCACAGCCGAACCCGAACCCGGCTTCCTCGAGTCGGTGCGGGCGTTGTGCGATCGGTACGGTGCGCTGCTCGTGTTCGACGAGATCATCACCGGATTCCGCTGGTCCGAGCACGGGGCGCAGGCCGTGTATCGAGTAGCCCCCGATCTGTCGTGCTGGGGTAAGGCGATGGGCAACGGATTTCCGATTTCGGCACTGGCCGGCAAGCGCACGTTCATGGACCTGGGCGGCTTGAATACCGATTCCGACCGGGTATTTCTCTTGTCCACCACACACGGCCCGGAGGCGGCGGGACTCGCTGCGTTCCGCGCAGTGGTACACGCGTACGACGTCGGTGACCCGATCGGACGCATGGAGACGGCCGGCCGGCGACTGGCCGCCGCGGTGAATGCGGCGGCAGCCGCCGCCGGGCTCGCCGACTACGTACAGGTGATCGGCCGGCCGGCGTGCCTGGTCTTCGTCACCCGCAACGCCGACGGTGTACCCGACCAGGCCTTTCGCACACTGTTACTGCAGGGCCTGCTCTCCCACGGCGTGCTCGGCCAGTCGTTTGTGCTGTCCGCCGCACACACCGATGCAGATATTGCCGCCACCGTCGTCGCGGCCACCGCCGCGTTGCAGCCCTACCGGGCGGCGATCGACGCCGGCTCGGTAACCGGGCTGCTGCGCGGCCGACCGGTCGCTCCGGCGGTGCGCCGCACAGCAGCGCCCCGGCGCCTGATCCGAGACCCGACACCATGATTCGGGGAGCTACTCGGCCGTAGCAGCCGTCCCGGTCCACCGGTCGACGGTCAGCGCCCACAGCAGACAATCCCGCCGTCGGCCGGCCGCCGCCAGGTAACTCGTCATCGTGCCCTCGCAGACGAAGTCGAGACGGCGAA
Above is a genomic segment from Skermania piniformis containing:
- a CDS encoding class I SAM-dependent methyltransferase, which codes for MQCRLCGSTQLSSVVDLGATPPCERFLAATDLDRPEPTFPLHLRLCESCLLLQIPALITPADTFTDYAYFSSYSDSWVQHARTFVRDAVGRLGLTGDSFVVEVASNDGYLLRHAVDAGVPCLGIEPARNVGAAARAHGVPTETAFLDEETAARIRRGYRPANLVVANNVYAHVPDLRGFTRALRALMADDGWLSIEVHHALNLVMLGQFDTIYHEHFQYYTLQTISRALGMADLTVVDVELLSTHGGSLRVWARPTPVADPPSARIADILRLEAAAGLHEVTGYESMQRQAESARADLLRFLLDCRRAGKRVVGYGAPGKGNTLLNYCGIRTDLLEYTVDRNPYKHGRYTPGTRIPIHDPARLEQDRPDLVLVLPWNLATELTEQLSYIADWGGQLVFPLPTLHVAELHDTVELVP
- a CDS encoding glucose-1-phosphate cytidylyltransferase — encoded protein: MKVVLFCGGYGMRMRSSFDDAIPKPMQMVGPRPLIWHVMRYYAHFGHKEFILCLGYGAAHIKSYFLAYQESASNDFVLRHGQVELLHSDLSEWSITFVDTGADSTIGERLRRIRPHLMGEEYFLANYADVLTDAPMDHVIEQFHRSGAAASMLIVPPQSSFHCVEISEAGEIKEIVSVSKLPIWENGGYFVLSQAIFDLLPPGGDLVEDACGTLAAQGRLFGYKHLGFWKPADTFKERADLEASYHRGERPWMVWEQEAFSS
- a CDS encoding PIG-L deacetylase family protein, which translates into the protein MIDLHTGRLREVAVIGAHCDDIAIGSGASLLAMSRAHPGLRVQALVLSGSGTEREAEENAALAAFAPQADLRVTVLDLPDGYAPAHWARIKDELSRFRARTDPQLVYAPQRGDAHQDHRTLAELVPTVFRNHLVLGYEILKWETDMPTPTLFHPVTAELAVEKAGLLRSCYPSQADRDWFDDAAFLGLARLRGVQCRQPYAEAFVAEKLTVGFR
- a CDS encoding NAD-dependent epimerase/dehydratase family protein, which produces MRVLVTGHRGYLGTVMVPVLQQAGHDVIGLDNGYFADCVLGPAPRDPADIRTDLRDITGDQLAGFDAVIHLAALSNDPLGSLDPLLTYDINHHAATRLARLARDAGVARFLYASTCSVYGAAGDGLVTEDAPLRPLTPYAESKVRVEDDVAELADADFTPVFLRNATAFGFSPRLRADIVLNNLVGHAVLTGDVRVLSDGTPWRPLVHARDIAAAFSTCLTAPADVVTARAYNVGTEANNLTVAEIAGAVVDAVSGSRLVITGENGPDPRSYRVDFARARNELGFVADWSIPAGATELHQAYTAYGLTDSDFAQRFTRLPQLQRLRDAGLVDARLRVARAQIPAIP
- a CDS encoding class I SAM-dependent methyltransferase codes for the protein MIGCRGCGAPRTDRVLDLGSIPAADNFPPADSAVGVTDRAYPLAMQLCPACGLAQLAADETIADEPRGIEPQALRDQAVAAVTAVGRAGRLSGTTVREFGSPHGGTWLPLLTDLGYRPTGGVADVVVDCFGSMHDADQRAAFVARAAGTAPDGLLLMQYHSLATIVREGQWNSLRHGHFAYYSSTALIRLLGAVGMSARTAWEFDLYGGTVLIAAQHGQHPPDAQLRRLLAAERAFGITDPAVVGRLQQATDRHVDWLRTWLRAGAAAGRRSYAYGAASRAVAPLALAGADRTQLIAVADASPAKHGRRMPGTDIPIISPDELLAAAPDRVLLTLPDLFPEVAQRFPELRGRWQVDPGPAGAGHLARTAAPG
- the rfbC gene encoding dTDP-4-dehydrorhamnose 3,5-epimerase, with protein sequence MQIEHTELADVIVLVPQPFRDDRGLFTRTFDATAFDAHLGRPGAAAAFVQDSQSRSVRGVVRGMHGRAGRGEAKLVRCARGAVYDVLVDIRPGSPTFGRHQAFLLDDDGFRTLYVPPGYLHGFQALTAVADVCYRIDRPHDPVEDIAVAYDDRDLGIGWPEPVTVISARDRAAGSWADLVAWLGGGGHPGAAVRAR
- a CDS encoding glutamate-1-semialdehyde 2,1-aminomutase: MTTPGRSFANSDRLRQRLHNLIPGGAHTYARGDDQYPEFHAPVLKRGAGARVWDVDGNEFIEYGIGLRSVTLGHGYRPVLDAVATAIADGLSFTRPTELELAAAEDFLRLVPTAEMVKFAKNGSDATTAAVRLARAVTGCELVAICEQPFFSTDDWFIGTTAMSAGVPPSTRTATLQFRYNDADSLAAVLAAHPGQVACVLLEAATATAEPEPGFLESVRALCDRYGALLVFDEIITGFRWSEHGAQAVYRVAPDLSCWGKAMGNGFPISALAGKRTFMDLGGLNTDSDRVFLLSTTHGPEAAGLAAFRAVVHAYDVGDPIGRMETAGRRLAAAVNAAAAAAGLADYVQVIGRPACLVFVTRNADGVPDQAFRTLLLQGLLSHGVLGQSFVLSAAHTDADIAATVVAATAALQPYRAAIDAGSVTGLLRGRPVAPAVRRTAAPRRLIRDPTP